The following coding sequences lie in one Maribacter forsetii DSM 18668 genomic window:
- a CDS encoding MFS transporter: MDSSNSTSRVNANRLFYASCFALITTAFSFAIAAGILDQLKTELELSASQAGLITSMWFLGFPIAMVIGGLIYHKVGGKVIMQFAFFAHAIGILLLIFSGSYMGLLVANLLIGLGNGCTEAACNPMIADAYKGNRMSTMLNRFHMWFPGGIAVGSLLSGFMTDMGIIGQSQVWLLLIPAVIYAFLFFGQTWPKAKIEEAATISGNLKGMFTPLFLFIAICMALTAISEFGPNQWVGLILSKSGAEPTLILALTAGLMAVARFFGGSMVAKFNQTGVLLGSAILATLGIYLFSTQTGAMAYVAAVIFALGVAYFWPNMIGLAATKTPKTGALGMSIIGAIGMFSSSIFQPIIGGWIDADRAAAEAQGFTGDELELVSGQETLGTMVLFPAILIVLFTILYFWLKNKESNVEVAAA, from the coding sequence ATGGACAGTTCTAACTCAACTTCTAGAGTAAATGCGAATAGGCTTTTTTATGCCAGCTGTTTCGCTTTAATTACCACGGCATTCTCTTTTGCCATTGCGGCAGGTATATTAGATCAATTAAAAACAGAATTAGAATTAAGCGCTAGTCAAGCGGGACTTATAACCTCCATGTGGTTTTTAGGTTTTCCAATTGCTATGGTCATTGGTGGTTTGATCTATCATAAAGTAGGTGGCAAAGTCATTATGCAATTTGCATTTTTTGCACATGCCATTGGTATTTTACTTTTAATTTTTTCAGGAAGTTATATGGGTCTTTTGGTTGCCAACCTCTTAATTGGACTTGGTAACGGCTGTACCGAAGCTGCTTGTAACCCTATGATCGCAGATGCTTACAAGGGTAATAGAATGAGTACGATGCTAAATAGGTTTCATATGTGGTTCCCAGGAGGTATTGCTGTAGGAAGCTTATTATCTGGTTTTATGACAGATATGGGAATCATTGGTCAGAGCCAAGTATGGTTATTACTAATACCAGCGGTTATTTATGCGTTTTTATTCTTTGGTCAAACATGGCCTAAAGCTAAAATTGAAGAAGCTGCAACCATTAGCGGAAACTTAAAAGGTATGTTTACTCCGTTATTTTTGTTCATTGCAATATGTATGGCACTAACAGCAATTTCTGAATTTGGACCTAACCAATGGGTTGGACTTATTCTTTCTAAAAGTGGAGCTGAACCAACTTTAATTTTAGCACTGACGGCAGGCTTAATGGCTGTAGCACGTTTCTTTGGAGGCAGCATGGTAGCGAAATTCAACCAAACGGGAGTGTTATTAGGATCTGCAATTCTAGCAACTTTAGGTATTTATTTATTTAGCACGCAAACAGGGGCAATGGCTTATGTTGCCGCTGTAATATTTGCATTGGGTGTTGCTTACTTCTGGCCAAACATGATTGGTTTGGCTGCCACTAAGACACCAAAAACAGGTGCCTTAGGCATGTCTATTATTGGAGCTATAGGGATGTTCTCATCTTCAATTTTTCAACCTATTATTGGTGGTTGGATCGATGCTGACAGAGCAGCTGCAGAAGCACAAGGATTCACAGGTGATGAATTAGAATTAGTCTCAGGTCAAGAAACTTTAGGTACTATGGTACTTTTCCCTGCTATACTTATAGTACTATTTACCATTCTATATTTCTGGTTAAAGAATAAAGAGAGTAATGTAGAAGTTGCCGCTGCGTAA
- a CDS encoding RidA family protein — protein sequence MKYAIYVLFAFIFTSCADVNTRTENEKSSIVIANEDYNPEAILDSLDIKLRDQGTPVANYVHAARTGNLLFLAGKGPKQANGENIVGKLGDSLTVEQGYQAAREVGINQLSVLKAELGNLNKVKRIVSVHGMVNASPDFKDHSKVINGYSDLMVEVFGDNGKHARAAVGMGSLPGNMAVEVEMVVEVYE from the coding sequence ATGAAATACGCTATTTATGTTCTTTTTGCTTTTATTTTCACAAGTTGTGCCGATGTAAATACAAGAACTGAAAATGAAAAAAGCTCTATTGTAATTGCCAATGAAGATTATAACCCTGAGGCTATACTGGATAGTTTAGATATAAAGCTTAGGGATCAAGGAACTCCTGTTGCAAATTACGTACATGCGGCAAGAACGGGAAATTTGTTATTCTTGGCAGGCAAAGGTCCAAAACAAGCGAATGGAGAAAATATTGTTGGTAAGTTGGGCGATAGTTTAACAGTAGAACAAGGTTACCAAGCTGCACGCGAAGTAGGTATTAACCAGTTATCAGTGTTAAAAGCTGAATTAGGCAATCTTAATAAAGTAAAAAGGATAGTAAGTGTGCATGGTATGGTGAACGCTTCGCCAGATTTCAAAGATCATTCAAAAGTTATTAATGGTTATTCAGACCTTATGGTAGAAGTCTTTGGTGATAATGGAAAGCATGCGCGAGCTGCTGTTGGTATGGGTTCTTTGCCAGGAAACATGGCTGTAGAGGTAGAAATGGTTGTTGAGGTTTATGAGTAA